The region CTGGCTTCACTCGCTAGGGTTTTCACTCCAAAGCTTGCTCCCTTTTCCTTCAATCATGGCGGAAGAGGCAACAGAGATCCCCCAACCGATCGAGGAATCAAACCTATCACAGGAGGCATCGGCGCAGGATATGGAGCTGGAGCCCGTCTCCGGGTCCGCGGAAGCTGAAGGCGGCGTGGAGCAGCAGGAGGAGAACGGCGCCACCAAGAGAGCTAGGGACGAtgttgaggaggaggaggagaacgATGGGAATTCGAAGAAGCAGAAGGTGGAGAAGTCTTTGGAAGAGGAGCGGCTTGAGAAGCTGAAGGAGAAGGGAGGAGAAAGTGATTCGAAGGAGGGTGAGAAGGGATCTGAGGGTCCTAAGAGTTTGGGCCCAAAAAACTTTGGTTCGTCGGTTGAGATGTTTGATTATTTCATGAAGCTTCTGCATTCTTGGTCTACTAATCTCGATGTCAacaaggtttttattttttcctgttaatttatttgatttgattacaTGCGAAAGTTATGTGTTTTGCTctcttaatcatatgtttttcattttgctttttttcttttttcatttttgaagatTTAGGTTAGTTTAACAATTAGTTGTTAATTGGTGATTGAAGTTGAAGCAGTCAAGGACACCTCCTTTTGTTGTCATGGTATAGCTTGTCTATTGTTGTCTTGAATAAGTTTAAGCAAAAAATCATCATTTACTCTTTGTGATTTCCTTTTGATCCCTATAAAACGAtgtttttataaagttttattgttATTCTGAAACTTTTCCAGAGATTGAACTGGAAGATATTTTTAGAAGGTGCAGCTTAATGACTTCTGAACTAGCTTATAGTTTTGTTGATTATCATgtgaaagataagaaaataaagagaatggATATTTGCTTAGAGATGGTTGTGGAGGTGGGAAGTGAAGG is a window of Dioscorea cayenensis subsp. rotundata cultivar TDr96_F1 chromosome 5, TDr96_F1_v2_PseudoChromosome.rev07_lg8_w22 25.fasta, whole genome shotgun sequence DNA encoding:
- the LOC120262041 gene encoding protein EMBRYO DEFECTIVE 514, encoding MAEEATEIPQPIEESNLSQEASAQDMELEPVSGSAEAEGGVEQQEENGATKRARDDVEEEEENDGNSKKQKVEKSLEEERLEKLKEKGGESDSKEGEKGSEGPKSLGPKNFGSSVEMFDYFMKLLHSWSTNLDVNKYEHLVLLDLIKKGHPEPDKKIGVGIQAFQVRVHPAWKSRCFFLVRSDGTSDDFSFRKCVDHILPLPDNMKVPSASNGSKHKGGGHVGKSGGGGRRGHGHGKRGGK